A region from the Desulfomarina profundi genome encodes:
- a CDS encoding methyl-accepting chemotaxis protein: MTKQYKRRNIFIKKELQGKLIFGYFLFVTGGCLFFIILLGYFSADTLTISYTNSDLQLGRTPLMLLKSILTAHWIFIVLGAVFITIAAMLITHRIAGPLFRFEKTLTKMLKKDLSDVIHLRYRDEGKELARQINTFNRDLSETFKKLTIHTEAVKTLLEQADTESSTLPEDHKKEMKAILWNIEENNKKIQTICSSYTLRDE; encoded by the coding sequence ATGACAAAACAGTATAAGAGAAGAAACATCTTCATCAAAAAAGAGCTCCAGGGGAAACTGATTTTCGGTTATTTCCTTTTCGTTACCGGCGGATGTCTCTTTTTCATCATACTCCTCGGCTATTTCTCTGCGGATACTTTAACCATCTCCTATACAAACAGTGACCTCCAGCTGGGGCGAACTCCTTTGATGCTGCTGAAAAGTATTCTGACAGCCCACTGGATCTTTATCGTATTGGGGGCAGTATTTATTACCATTGCCGCAATGCTGATCACGCACCGCATTGCCGGCCCCCTGTTTCGCTTTGAAAAAACCCTTACAAAAATGCTCAAAAAAGATTTGAGCGATGTTATTCATCTGCGCTACAGGGATGAAGGTAAGGAACTGGCCAGACAGATCAACACTTTTAACAGGGACCTGTCGGAAACATTCAAAAAGCTGACTATTCACACAGAGGCCGTAAAAACTCTCCTTGAACAGGCCGACACTGAATCTTCCACCTTACCGGAAGACCATAAGAAAGAAATGAAAGCCATCCTGTGGAATATTGAAGAAAACAATAAAAAGATTCAGACAATCTGCTCATCATATACTCTGCGGGATGAATAA
- a CDS encoding YkgJ family cysteine cluster protein has protein sequence MESEQNHCRRCGNCCRQGGPALHTQDLELIRSGRLPVRSLITVRKGELAYNPIKKKICPAGVELVKIRGTGRQWDCCFHDEEKGCTIYEDRPRACRVLKCWDTEEILALVEKETLTRIDILLEDDPLVEVIREHERICPCPDFEYLRRSIENLSDREKRELEKCVRNDLRFRARIIEDFDLDLNRELFYFGRPLFHLLQPLGVGFSESGGEVNLRWK, from the coding sequence GTGGAGAGTGAACAGAACCATTGCAGGAGATGTGGCAATTGCTGCAGACAGGGAGGGCCGGCGCTTCATACACAGGATCTGGAGTTGATCCGGTCCGGACGGCTTCCCGTGAGAAGTCTCATTACTGTTCGGAAGGGAGAACTTGCATATAATCCCATAAAAAAGAAAATCTGTCCTGCCGGAGTAGAACTGGTTAAAATAAGGGGTACCGGGAGGCAGTGGGACTGTTGTTTCCATGATGAGGAAAAAGGCTGCACCATTTATGAAGACAGGCCCAGGGCCTGTCGGGTTCTTAAGTGCTGGGATACGGAAGAAATCCTTGCTCTCGTGGAAAAAGAGACATTGACCCGCATTGATATTCTCCTGGAAGATGATCCTCTGGTCGAAGTAATCAGGGAACACGAACGGATATGTCCCTGTCCGGATTTTGAGTATCTTCGTCGGAGTATTGAAAATTTGTCAGACCGGGAAAAAAGGGAACTGGAAAAATGTGTAAGGAATGATCTACGTTTCCGGGCCAGGATTATAGAAGATTTTGATCTGGATCTGAACCGGGAGCTTTTTTATTTTGGCAGGCCCCTTTTCCACCTGCTCCAACCCCTGGGAGTTGGATTCAGTGAATCCGGCGGAGAGGTAAATCTCAGGTGGAAATAA
- a CDS encoding O-antigen ligase family protein — MKRISSALFLFSLVFAPLAFGTVEAWSLSVVEITTAAAFILFYLSAWFHKDSTLKVPGTLPLVLLLGVIGFQLLPLPVSVVQVLSPETYAVYSPLFQIEHGRNWLPLSVNQRATLHELLRFGSYGLLYVLTVQLLSEPERLRKTASVVVFLGSAIALLALIQHVGSPDRIYWLRKVPDNASPFGPWINPNQFAGYMELVSPLAFGLFLFYRPRVRGSESFREKFVTFFTIPRIHLYLFLWFGAALMVFSVFISLCRGGILSIVAGGVVFFLLYRRKFPGRSSYIFLTMVVAVVLAITWFGWDIILSEFNQKFDSSGHIREGRLLLWKDTLALIRDFPIFGAGFGSFIHIYPLYKTFVGNLIYDHAHNDYLELLTDGGIVSLLLAAWFVVSILLHGWKMIRRRRDRYAVFLGIGAISGILSLLVHSVTDFNLHNGAVGYYFFFLLGLLVAAVNTRFSYGSSASLLKKQSPGLTAPIVVFGLAWCVAVVIVQIGSYRAWSGYESIKNIYVNPHLGRKFLWKITKTMDRAERQDPFHGLYSYRNGTALWYMGEKKAALEKYLLAFRKNPLEGIFLQQLGLLQNDEKIAEKLLEEGYRRTLNKDILISSYVEWLLWRGQRRRAVEVLSRSMHDAPDQAVAWSGLLREYSFTHEELEKIIPGNSKTWVDFGRHLSSIGLEKESNYFFNRAEKLLMEEDNPAMESYRNLIQFFYRQGFDARALSVLRRAVEKLPDELYFHLKLGEYYQKENIAYRAKEEFERVLFLDPGNKKAVRALRRLGFADSY; from the coding sequence ATGAAACGGATATCATCTGCACTCTTTCTCTTTTCACTTGTTTTTGCTCCGCTGGCTTTTGGAACCGTTGAAGCATGGTCTCTTTCAGTTGTTGAGATCACTACAGCCGCAGCATTTATTCTGTTTTATCTTTCCGCCTGGTTTCATAAAGATTCGACACTGAAAGTTCCAGGAACCCTGCCGCTTGTGCTGCTGCTGGGGGTTATCGGATTTCAGCTCCTGCCATTGCCGGTATCTGTTGTTCAAGTCCTTTCTCCGGAAACATATGCAGTGTATTCGCCTCTTTTCCAGATCGAGCATGGACGGAACTGGCTCCCTCTTTCCGTCAATCAGAGAGCTACTCTCCATGAATTGTTACGATTTGGATCGTACGGTCTGCTGTATGTCTTGACCGTTCAATTGCTCAGTGAGCCAGAACGTCTGCGAAAAACTGCGAGTGTAGTTGTTTTTCTCGGTTCGGCCATTGCCCTGCTGGCACTGATTCAGCATGTTGGTTCTCCGGACAGGATATACTGGTTGAGGAAGGTCCCGGACAATGCAAGTCCATTTGGCCCCTGGATAAACCCCAATCAGTTTGCCGGATACATGGAGCTTGTCAGTCCTCTGGCTTTTGGTCTTTTTCTCTTTTATCGACCAAGGGTCCGCGGCAGTGAATCTTTTCGTGAAAAATTTGTAACCTTTTTTACCATTCCTCGAATTCACTTGTACCTTTTCCTCTGGTTTGGTGCGGCCCTGATGGTTTTTTCTGTTTTCATCAGCCTGTGTCGGGGCGGTATTCTTTCCATAGTTGCGGGGGGAGTCGTTTTTTTCCTGCTGTACAGGAGAAAATTTCCAGGGCGGAGCAGTTATATTTTCCTGACGATGGTGGTGGCAGTTGTTCTGGCTATTACATGGTTTGGCTGGGATATTATTCTGTCCGAGTTTAACCAGAAATTTGACAGCTCGGGACATATACGTGAAGGGCGTCTTCTTCTCTGGAAGGATACGCTTGCTCTTATCAGAGATTTTCCGATCTTCGGGGCCGGGTTCGGTTCATTCATTCATATTTATCCACTGTATAAGACCTTTGTCGGTAACCTTATTTACGATCATGCCCATAATGATTATCTCGAACTGTTGACCGATGGAGGCATTGTCAGCCTGTTGCTGGCTGCCTGGTTTGTTGTCAGTATTCTTCTGCACGGTTGGAAAATGATCCGCAGAAGACGTGACAGATATGCAGTTTTCCTTGGAATTGGAGCGATCAGCGGAATACTTTCTCTTCTGGTGCACAGCGTGACCGATTTTAACCTGCATAACGGAGCCGTGGGGTACTATTTCTTTTTTCTTCTCGGTCTGCTTGTTGCGGCTGTCAATACCAGATTCAGTTATGGCAGTTCTGCCAGCCTTCTGAAAAAACAATCTCCGGGATTGACTGCACCGATTGTTGTTTTCGGTCTTGCCTGGTGTGTTGCTGTGGTCATTGTTCAGATTGGTTCCTATCGTGCGTGGTCCGGATATGAAAGTATAAAAAATATTTATGTCAATCCGCATCTTGGCAGGAAATTTCTCTGGAAGATTACGAAGACCATGGACAGAGCTGAACGGCAGGATCCTTTTCATGGATTGTATTCCTACAGGAATGGAACGGCGTTGTGGTACATGGGGGAGAAAAAAGCGGCACTTGAAAAGTATCTCCTGGCTTTTCGTAAAAATCCCCTTGAAGGGATATTTCTTCAACAACTTGGTCTGTTGCAAAATGATGAGAAGATAGCCGAAAAACTGCTTGAGGAGGGGTACAGGCGTACGCTGAATAAGGACATCCTGATTTCAAGTTATGTTGAGTGGCTACTGTGGCGGGGGCAGCGGCGCAGGGCGGTTGAAGTATTGTCCCGCAGCATGCATGACGCACCTGATCAGGCGGTAGCCTGGAGTGGTCTGCTGAGGGAATATTCCTTCACTCATGAGGAACTTGAAAAAATAATACCAGGGAATTCAAAAACCTGGGTGGATTTCGGCCGGCATTTATCAAGTATCGGGCTCGAAAAAGAATCCAATTATTTTTTTAACAGGGCTGAAAAACTGCTGATGGAAGAAGACAATCCTGCCATGGAAAGTTATCGCAACCTTATCCAGTTTTTTTATCGACAGGGTTTTGATGCGCGGGCACTCAGTGTTCTTCGCCGGGCTGTTGAAAAACTTCCCGATGAGCTTTATTTTCACCTTAAGCTCGGGGAGTATTATCAGAAAGAGAACATTGCCTATCGTGCAAAGGAAGAATTTGAGCGGGTTCTGTTTCTTGATCCGGGCAATAAAAAAGCTGTAAGGGCCCTGCGACGGCTCGGTTTTGCCGACAGTTACTGA
- the hcp gene encoding hydroxylamine reductase, with amino-acid sequence MFCNQCEQTAKGMACTKIGVCGKTEDVAALQDLLTYSVQGLSVVAVEARKNGIVDNDINRFTAEAVFSCLTNVDFDPRRFETLINKAVELREALKEKVKAAGGSTAFDAAAANFTPADSLDGLIAQGMELDFMNSLDENEDLRSLKQITVYGIRGLAAYADHAAILGQEDDSVFEYIHDTLAEFTKGGQSLEQLVGITLKCGEVNLKAMELLDAGNTGTYGHPTPTEVPLGAKAGKAIVVTGHDLKDLDLLLQQTEGKGINIYTHGEMLPCHAYPELKKYDHFYGHFGTAWQNQAKEFPEFPGAILFTTNCIQKPKDSYKDNVFTTGLVGWPDVTHIGEDKDFTPVIERALALPGFPEDTDKGSVLTGFARNTVLGVADKVIEGVKSKAIRHFFLVGGCDGAKPGRNYYTEFVEQVPEDCMILTLACGKFRFFDKKLGDIGGIPRLLDVGQCNDAYSAIQIAVALANAFDCGVNDLPLSMILSWYEQKAVVILLTLFSLGIKDIRLGPSLPAFITPNVLDVLVENFDCKPIAETPAEDLKTILG; translated from the coding sequence ATGTTTTGCAATCAATGCGAACAAACTGCCAAAGGTATGGCCTGTACAAAAATCGGTGTCTGTGGAAAAACAGAAGACGTAGCTGCACTTCAGGATCTACTGACCTACTCAGTCCAGGGATTATCGGTCGTGGCGGTAGAAGCGAGGAAAAACGGTATTGTCGATAACGACATCAACAGGTTCACGGCTGAAGCTGTGTTTTCCTGCCTGACCAATGTAGACTTTGACCCCAGACGTTTTGAAACCTTAATCAACAAGGCAGTTGAATTACGGGAAGCCTTGAAAGAAAAAGTTAAAGCTGCCGGAGGAAGCACTGCTTTTGATGCGGCCGCCGCAAACTTTACTCCGGCTGACTCCCTTGACGGTCTGATTGCCCAGGGAATGGAACTTGATTTCATGAACAGCCTGGACGAAAATGAAGATCTCCGCTCCCTGAAGCAGATAACTGTATACGGTATTCGCGGTCTTGCCGCCTATGCTGACCATGCGGCCATTCTCGGGCAGGAAGATGATTCTGTCTTTGAATATATTCATGATACCCTGGCAGAGTTCACCAAAGGTGGACAGTCCCTTGAACAGCTGGTGGGTATCACACTGAAATGTGGTGAAGTGAATCTGAAGGCCATGGAACTGCTTGATGCGGGTAACACCGGGACCTACGGTCATCCGACTCCGACTGAAGTTCCCTTGGGTGCCAAAGCCGGGAAAGCCATCGTCGTTACCGGTCATGACCTGAAAGACCTTGATCTCCTTCTGCAACAGACAGAAGGAAAAGGCATCAACATTTACACCCATGGTGAAATGCTGCCCTGCCATGCCTATCCGGAACTGAAAAAATATGACCATTTTTATGGACATTTTGGTACTGCCTGGCAGAACCAGGCCAAGGAATTTCCTGAATTCCCTGGTGCAATTCTCTTCACCACCAACTGTATCCAGAAGCCGAAAGACTCCTACAAAGACAATGTTTTCACCACCGGACTGGTCGGCTGGCCTGATGTCACTCACATTGGAGAGGACAAGGATTTCACGCCGGTTATTGAACGTGCCCTGGCATTACCGGGTTTTCCCGAGGATACCGATAAAGGCAGCGTACTCACCGGTTTTGCCCGTAACACCGTGCTCGGTGTGGCGGATAAGGTTATTGAAGGTGTCAAAAGCAAGGCCATCCGCCACTTCTTCCTCGTGGGCGGTTGTGATGGGGCGAAACCTGGAAGAAATTACTACACGGAGTTTGTTGAGCAGGTGCCAGAAGACTGTATGATTCTGACCCTGGCCTGCGGAAAATTCCGTTTCTTTGACAAAAAACTTGGTGATATCGGGGGAATCCCGAGACTTCTCGATGTGGGACAGTGCAATGATGCCTATTCCGCCATTCAGATCGCAGTAGCACTCGCCAATGCCTTTGACTGTGGCGTCAATGACCTGCCGCTCTCAATGATTCTTTCCTGGTATGAACAGAAGGCGGTTGTTATCCTGCTCACTCTCTTCAGCCTGGGTATCAAGGATATCCGTCTTGGACCCTCCCTGCCGGCTTTTATTACACCTAATGTTCTGGACGTCCTCGTCGAGAATTTTGACTGTAAGCCGATTGCGGAAACTCCGGCGGAAGATCTCAAGACCATTCTTGGATAA
- a CDS encoding thioredoxin domain-containing protein, whose protein sequence is MEEKIKITFYRSKLCPRCFLAGKYLRAAIKEDSTIDVEEVDILSSPLRFMETGIRMIPALVIGKETLSSIYLNRKSIEDFISRHKQNNRKP, encoded by the coding sequence ATGGAAGAAAAAATAAAAATAACCTTTTATCGCTCAAAACTCTGTCCCAGATGTTTTCTGGCCGGAAAATATCTCAGGGCTGCCATCAAAGAAGACAGCACTATCGATGTGGAAGAAGTTGATATCCTGAGTTCACCTCTCAGGTTCATGGAAACCGGCATCCGAATGATACCTGCACTTGTAATAGGAAAAGAAACCCTCAGCTCCATCTATCTCAACAGAAAATCGATTGAGGATTTCATCTCCCGCCATAAGCAAAACAACAGAAAACCTTGA
- a CDS encoding sodium:proton exchanger, with amino-acid sequence MKTFLVSSIGKLDLIIWVLVLAFFFGSALLFGGDLNLTFIGASGVIVEMLLISLAVEIIIECLKKKKGIGTLTGFITNGPEAICLLAGLFAGDIVFAASTPLGSNFMNPILLIAATLLCHQFIKTFSVHRVYSVVTLCTTALLAAGFFLLSPSHYVWWLVIVIPLSLLFFFIRPTEPGKEEEEDFSFNPSLWLFPSILILTVAGYFLDPVVSFAAANSHAPKGVIGFIVLASLTSWPEFKSCIVLLRRGNRLGAILNITVSNITNIWLAAIGITAYLLT; translated from the coding sequence TTGAAAACATTCCTTGTCAGTTCTATCGGTAAACTGGATCTTATCATCTGGGTCCTGGTATTGGCATTCTTCTTCGGCTCTGCCCTGCTTTTCGGTGGCGACCTGAATCTTACTTTTATCGGGGCCAGTGGCGTAATCGTGGAAATGCTTCTTATTTCCCTGGCCGTGGAAATCATTATTGAATGCCTGAAAAAGAAAAAAGGAATAGGTACACTGACTGGATTTATAACGAATGGCCCTGAAGCCATCTGCCTTCTGGCAGGTCTCTTTGCCGGTGATATCGTTTTTGCAGCTTCAACACCACTGGGGTCCAATTTTATGAATCCCATATTGCTGATTGCAGCTACCCTGCTCTGCCATCAATTTATAAAAACCTTTTCAGTTCACAGAGTGTACAGTGTGGTAACACTCTGTACCACGGCCCTGCTTGCTGCCGGATTTTTCCTGCTCTCTCCATCTCATTACGTCTGGTGGCTGGTGATTGTAATACCCCTCTCCCTGCTCTTTTTCTTTATTCGCCCCACGGAACCTGGAAAGGAGGAGGAAGAAGATTTTTCTTTCAATCCATCTCTCTGGCTTTTCCCGTCAATTCTGATTCTTACCGTTGCCGGCTATTTCCTTGATCCCGTTGTCTCTTTTGCGGCAGCAAACTCCCACGCACCCAAAGGAGTGATAGGTTTTATCGTTCTTGCCAGCCTGACCAGCTGGCCCGAGTTCAAATCCTGTATTGTTTTACTGAGAAGAGGAAACAGGCTTGGGGCAATTCTCAATATCACTGTTTCCAATATCACAAATATCTGGCTTGCAGCCATTGGTATCACCGCCTATCTGCTGACGTAA
- a CDS encoding CBS domain-containing protein: protein MYILEHMTPDPITVSSEILLPEARLILNQNDFRHLPVVDRDRKLIGIITDRDLRSAYPSSVTSKSERMLIYARVEKTRVAEIMTTSCSTLGPAATIDDALLIFDRDKVGGIPVVSEEGVVIGIFSMRDLTAAYRKLFGVEEKGSMLITVEDDGRETLMSELVLLLEKNSIPLTRLIRLRHWQEGARIYMRVNTLKPGMVNKLLIRNGYIPLAP, encoded by the coding sequence ATGTATATTCTGGAGCACATGACTCCCGACCCGATTACAGTTTCTTCAGAGATATTACTTCCTGAGGCCCGTTTAATCCTGAATCAGAATGATTTCAGGCATCTTCCGGTTGTTGACAGAGACAGAAAACTGATTGGAATTATTACGGACCGGGATCTGAGATCGGCGTACCCTTCGTCAGTTACCTCAAAAAGTGAGCGTATGCTGATCTATGCGCGGGTTGAAAAGACCAGGGTAGCCGAAATTATGACCACTTCCTGTTCGACCCTGGGGCCTGCTGCCACCATTGATGATGCCTTGCTGATTTTTGACCGGGATAAGGTGGGTGGCATTCCGGTAGTTAGCGAGGAAGGTGTGGTTATCGGTATTTTTTCCATGCGTGATCTTACTGCGGCCTATAGAAAATTGTTTGGAGTCGAGGAAAAAGGGTCCATGCTGATCACGGTTGAGGACGACGGCAGAGAGACTTTAATGAGCGAACTGGTTTTACTGCTGGAAAAGAATTCTATTCCTCTTACCCGACTGATACGACTCCGTCATTGGCAGGAAGGTGCCAGAATCTATATGAGAGTAAATACGCTGAAGCCGGGGATGGTCAACAAGTTACTGATCCGAAATGGCTATATTCCCCTTGCACCGTAA
- a CDS encoding ATP-binding protein: MKAMRKIIEIDEELCDGCGQCVPDCAEGSLKIVDGKAKLVAENLCDGLGACLGSCPTGALKIIEREADEFDEEAVEEYLAKEKEQAAETMDCGCASTHIQSFPSAGQQQSSCQTANVPVEIAASGKTASLLSHWPVQIRLVPPQAPFLKNSDLLVAADCCAVAARNFQEKYLQGKTVMMGCPKFDDAESYVDRFAEIIKTCELKSLTILIMEVPCCSAMNIIIKKAIERAGKSVPVEQVTISTQGEELARKTW; encoded by the coding sequence ATGAAAGCAATGAGAAAAATAATTGAGATAGATGAAGAACTGTGTGACGGTTGTGGACAGTGTGTACCTGACTGCGCTGAAGGATCTCTGAAGATTGTCGATGGCAAAGCCAAACTGGTTGCCGAAAACCTGTGTGACGGACTTGGTGCCTGCCTCGGTTCCTGCCCGACAGGAGCGTTGAAAATAATTGAAAGAGAAGCGGATGAATTTGACGAAGAAGCAGTAGAGGAATATCTGGCCAAAGAAAAAGAACAGGCGGCAGAAACGATGGATTGCGGTTGTGCATCAACTCATATTCAATCCTTTCCCTCTGCCGGACAACAGCAGTCTTCATGTCAGACAGCAAATGTCCCCGTGGAAATAGCCGCATCCGGTAAAACCGCTTCCCTGCTGTCCCATTGGCCGGTTCAGATTCGTCTCGTGCCGCCCCAGGCACCGTTTCTTAAAAACAGTGATCTCCTTGTGGCAGCTGACTGCTGCGCGGTGGCAGCAAGAAATTTCCAGGAAAAATATCTCCAGGGAAAAACTGTCATGATGGGATGTCCCAAGTTCGACGATGCCGAAAGTTACGTGGACCGTTTCGCAGAAATAATAAAGACATGCGAACTGAAAAGCCTGACGATCCTCATCATGGAGGTCCCCTGCTGTTCCGCAATGAATATCATCATCAAAAAGGCTATTGAAAGAGCTGGCAAGAGCGTTCCTGTCGAACAGGTTACAATCTCCACCCAGGGAGAGGAACTGGCCCGAAAAACCTGGTAG